The following is a genomic window from Mycolicibacterium sp. TY81.
GCTCAGCCGGATGCCCAGGCCGCCGATCACGGCGATCAGGGGGTCGCCGGTCCCGTCCAAGTCGGTCCGCACCTGGGCCAGCAGGTCGGCGACTGTGGCCGCGGGATCCGTCCCAAGATTGCGCCCGGCCTCCCGCCCACGTTCGACGATGCCGGGGCTGCCGGCGGCGTAGGCGCGCATCAGCGCGTAGTAGTGCGCCGGTCCGGTCACGTCCTCCCGGTCGGCGGGTGTGCGCAGGTAGGTGCTGACGGTGATCAGTGACCGTGAGGTGTGCCCGACCAGCGCCCGCAGGTCCCAGTCACCGAGTCCCGGACCGTCCCACGCCGTGGCCGGGATCTGTGCCACCAGGTCCGCGAAAGCTGTTGCCGCCGAGACGAATACTGAATGGTCCGGGGGTGCGTCCGACGCCATGTCTGCATTGTGTCACCGTATGGGCGTACCGTCGCCGATCATGGTGTCCGACCACAGTGATCATCTCGCCCGGATGCGGGTCGAATACGGCTCGACGGAGAAGGACGGCAGCGTCGACCTCGACGTCGACTGGCTGAGCCGGGGCTGGCTGGCGCTGTTCCGCGACTGGATGGCCGAGGCCGTGCAGGCCGGCGTCTCCGAACCCAACGCCATGGTGCTGGGCACCGTCGATGCGCAGGGCCATCCCGTCACGCGCTCGGTGCTGTGCAAATCGATCGAAGAGACGGGCGTCTCCTTCTACACCAACTACGACTCCGACAAGGGCGAGCAGCTGGCGGCGGTGCCCTACGCGTCGGCGACGTTCCCCTGGTACCGGCTGGGCCGTCAGATCCATATCCGCGGCGCGGTGACCAGGGTCGACGCCGAGCACACTGCCGAGTACTGGTCGAAGCGGCCGCGGGGTTCGCAGCTGGGGGCATGGGCGTCACACCAGTCAAAATCGATTGCCTCGCGGGCGGCGCTGCTGGAACAGTTGCGTGACGTGACCGAGCGATTCGCCGACGTGCCGGAGGTACCGGTGCCGCCGAACTGGGGCGGCTACCTCATCGCCCCCGAAGTGATCGAGTTCTGGCAGGGCCGAGAGAACCGGGTGCACAACAGGATTCGCATCACGGGCGACCGCATCGAACGGCTCCAACCGTGAACTTCACCGTCGCTTCGCTCGCCCGCCGATGAAAGGCCTCATCGCCGACACCACACCGCTGCGCAACCCCGACTACCGCCGCCTGTGGGGGTCCAGCGTCGTCACGGTGATCGGGGCCAACCTGACGATCTTCGCGGTGCCGGTGCAGCTGTACGCGCTTACGCAGAACTCGGCCTACGTCGGGCTGGCAGGTGTGTTCAGCGTGGTGCCGCTCATCGTGTTCGGCCTCTGGGGCGGCGCCTGGGCCGACGCGATGGACCGCCGGCGGCTGCTGATCATCGCGTCCTGCGGGCTGGCGGTCGCGTCGGTGCTGTTGTGGGTGCAGGCCGCGGCCGGGCTCAACAATGTCTGGCTGGTGCTGTGCCTGCTGTCGGTGCAGCAGGCGTTCTACGCGATCAACTCACCCACGCGTTCGGCTGCGATCCCCCGGATGCTGCCGGCCGAGCAACTGCCCGCCGCCAACTCGCTCAACATGACGGTGTTCCAGGCAGGCGCGATCATCGGCCCACTGCTCGCCGGTGTGCTGCTGCGGTGGGTCGACCTGTCGACGCTGTATTTCATCGACGCCCTCACCACGATCGCGCCGATCTGGGCCACGTTCCGGCTCACGCCGATGCCACCCGAGCACTCGCCCGACGACGACACCTCACGCTGGGGCTTCGCGGCCGTGCTGGACGGTTTTCGCTATCTGTCGGGTAACCGCGTCGTCCTCATGTCCTTTGTGGTCGACCTCATCGCGATGATCCTCGGCATGCCGCGGGCGCTGTTCCCGCAGATGGCCCACGAGAACTTCGGCGGGCCGGTCGCGGGCGGCACGGCGATGGCGTTGCTGTCGGCGGCCATGGCGGTCGGCGCGGTGGCCGGCGGGGTGTTCTCGGGGTGGCTGCCCCGGGTCCGCAAGCAGGGTCTGGCGGTGGTGGTCTCGATCGTGGTGTGGGGCGCCGCCATGGCCGGTTTCGGGCTCGCTGTCGGCCACGCCACCGGCCGGCCCGACGGGTTCCTCTGGATCGCGCTGGTGCTGTTGGCCGTCGGCGGCGCCGCGGACATGGTCTCGGCGGTATTCCGCAGCACGATCCTGCAGGAAGCCGCGTCCGACGAACTGCGTGGCCGTTTGCAGGGCGTGTTCACCGTGGTGGTCGCAGGCGGGCCGCGGATTGCTGACGCGGTGCACGGCGCGGCGGCCGCGGTGGTGGGGACGACGGTGGCCGCAGCCGGCGGCGGTGTCCTGGTGGTGGTCGGCGTCGTCGTCTCGGTTCTGGTGGTACCGGCGTTCGTGCGCTATCAGGTGGCTCGCAAATGATGCTTGACAGCGGGGTTATGGCGACCCGAGCAAGCACATAGTTCTCTTAACGACTACCGTCTAGTCCCGGACGTTTCACCTGCCGACACTGCAAGTCGACACCGCAAAAGGGGTTCAAGTGGCCGACACCTCCAGCTCTGACGACGTAGCCAACCTCCGGTATCCCGGGGGCGAGGTCGATCTCAAGATCGTGCGCGCCACCGAGGGATCGGACGGCATCGAGCTCGGCTCGCTGCTGGCCAAGACCGGCTACACCACGTACGACGGTGGTTTCGTCAATACCTCGGCCACCAAGAGCGCCATCACCTACATCGACGGTGATGCCGGCATCCTGCGCTACCGCGGGTACCCGATCGAGCAGCTCGCCGAGAAGTCGAACTTCATCGAGGTCAGCTACCTGCTGATCTACGGTGAGCTGCCGACGGCCGCCGAACTCGAGGCGTTCACCACCAAGATTCAGCGGCACACCCTGCTGCACGAGGACCTCAAGCGGTTCTTCGACGGCTTCCCGCGCAACGCGCACCCGATGCCGGTGCTGTCGTCGGCGGCCAACGCGTTGAGCGCCTACTACCAGGACTCGCTCGACCCGAAGGATCCCGAGCAGGTCGAGCTGTCGACCATCCGCCTGCTGGCCAAGCTGCCGACCATCGCGGCCTACGCCTACAAGAAGTCGGTCGGGCAGCCGTTCCTGTACCCGGACAACTCGCTGAACCTGGTCGAGAACTTCCTGCGCATGACGTTCGGCCTGCCGGCCGAGCCGTACCAGGTGGACCCGGAGCTGGTCCGCGCCCTGGACATGCTGTTCATCCTGCACGCCGACCACGAGCAGAACTGCTCGACGTCGACGGTGCGTCTGGTCGGCTCGTCGCAGGCCAACCTGTTCACCTCGATCTCCGGTGGCATCAACGCGCTGTGGGGCCCGCTGCACGGCGGCGCCAACCAGGCCGTGCTGGAGATGTTGGAGAAGATCCGCACCGAGCACAGCGACGTCCGCGACTTCGTCAAGAAGGTCAAGAACCGCGAGGACGGCGTGAAGCTCATGGGCTTCGGCCACCGGGTCTACAAGAACTACGACCCGCGGGCGCGCATCGTCAAGGAGCAGGCCGACAAGATCCTCGGCAAGCTCGGCGGCGACGACGAGCTGCTGGACATCGCCAAGTCGCTCGAGGAGATCGCCCTCACCGACGACTTCTTCGTCGAGCGCAAGTTGTACCCGAACGTCGACTACTACACCGGCGTGATCTACCGGGCCATGGGCTTCCCGACCCGTATGTTCACCGTGCTGTTCGCGCTCGGCCGCCTGCCGGGCTGGATCGCGCACTGGCGGGAGATGAGCGCCGACCCGAGCACCAAGATCGGCCGCCCGCGCCAGATCTACACCGGCTACACCGAGCGGGACTACCCCAACCACTGAGTTTCACCGAGACGGCCCCTTGCGCATTCGCGCCAGGGGCTGTCTCTTTTCCCGCGAGTGGCCGTGTCTGTACGGCAACACGCCGCTTTTCACGTGCACTTCGGGGCCGCTCGCGGGCGCCGAGCGCGCGCGTTCTGCTCATGTCGCCAATGTCACTCCGGTACGACGTTGCGTCAAAGACAGTTGTAGTTTCACAATGGTTGTGTGAATACAACTATCGACGCGCTCGACTCGCGGCGCAAGACGATCATCCTGATCTCCTGCTGCCTGAGTCTGCTGATCGTGTCGATGGACTCCACCATCGTGAACGTCGCCATCCCCTCGATCCGCCGCGACCTCGGCGCGAGCGCCGCCCAGATGCAGTGGGTCGTCGACGTCTACACGCTGGTACTGGCCTCGCTGCTGATGCTCTCGGGCGCCGCCGGTGACCGGTTCGGCCGTCGGCGGGTGTTCCAGATCGGCCTGACGATCTTCGCGTGCGGGTCCCTGCTGTGCAGCCTCGCGCCGACCGCGGACGCGTTGATCGCTGCCCGCCTGGTTCAGGGCATCGGCGGCTCGATGCTCAATCCTGTTGCCCTGTCGATCATTTCGCAGGTCTTCACCGACCGGGTTGAGCGGGCGCGGGCGCTCGGTTTCTGGGGTGCTGTCGTCGGTATCTCGATGGCGCTGGGCCCGACCGTCGGTGGCCTGCTGATCCACGCCGTCGGCTGGCGGTCCGTGTTCTGGATCAACCTGCCGATCTGTCTGGCCGCCATCGTGCTGACCGCGATCTTCGTCCCGGAGAGCAAGTCGGGCACCATGCGCGACGTCGACCCGGTCGGCCAGGGACTGGCGGTGCTGTTCCTTTTCGGTCTGGTCTTCACCCTCATCGAGGGGCCGGGCATGGGCTGGAGCCACCCGCGCACCGTGGCCATCGCGGTCATGGCGGCGGTCGCCCTCGTCGCGTTCCTGCGCTACGAGCGCCGGCGTCGCGACCCGTTCATCGATCTGCGCTTCTTCCGCAGCATCCCCTTCGCCGGCGCGACCGTCACAGCCGTGATGGCGCTGACCGCCTGGGGCGCCTTCCTGTTCATGATGTCGTTCTACCTGCAGAATGAGCGGCACTACTCGGCGATGCACACCGGCATCATCTATTTGCCCATTGCCATTGGTGCCCTTGTCTTTTCACCGTTGTCCGGACGAATCGTCGGGCGCTACGGCGCCCGGCCGTCACTGATGGCCGCCGGCGTGTTGATGGCGTCCGCGGCACTGATGCTGACGACGCTGACTGCGACGACGCCGATGTGGCGGGTAGTCGTCATATTCGCGGTGTACGGCATAGGGTTCGCGATGATGAATGCGCCAGTGACCAACGCCGCCGTGAGCGGCATGCCGGTGGACCGTGCCGGCGCCGCGGCGGCTGTGACCTCCACCAGCCGGCAGGTCGGCGTGAGTATCGGTGTGGCACTGTGCGGTTCGATCGCCGGTTCGGCACTGGCCGGCAGTGGCGTCGACTTCGCCGCGCAGGCCCGGCCGCTGTGGTGGATGTGTGTCGGGGTGGGTGTGGCGGTCACCGTGCTCGGATTCGTCTCGACCTCGCCACGGGCGCTGCGCTCCGCGGAGCGGCTGGCGCCACTGATCGAGGGGCCGCGCGAGCCGGAGCCGGCCGGTGTCCACTGATCCGCTGGCCGACGAGGTCTGGCAGACCATGGCCGCCGTCGTGGTCGAGAACCGCGACAGCTGGAAGCGCGCGGTGGTCGAGCAGACGGGGTTGCCCTTCAGCCGTGCCCGGATTCTGCGCCGGCTCGATGCCAAGGCCATGACGGCCAAAGAGATCGCCGCCGCGACCGGCATGGACGCGCCGGCCACCACCGTCGCGATCAACGATCTGGAAGAGCGTGGATTGGTTGTGCGCCAACCAGATCCCGAGAATCGGCGTTGCAAACTGGTGTCCCTGACGGACGCCGGTGGCGCAGTGCTGCGTGGCATCGGCCAGCTCGACGACCCGGCCCCGCCCGTGTTTGCCACGTTGGACGCCGACGAGCTCGCCACGCTCCGTGACCTGTTGAGCCGGCTGCGCCGCCACTAGGGTGCGGTTCCTGTCCGCCCGCGTCGGGTGCCCGACTACGGTGGTCCCCGTGGCTAACACCAAACCTGAGATCGAATTTCCGGACGGCCCGGCACCTGACTCGCTGGTGATCGAGGACGTCATCGTCGGCGACGGTGCCGAGGCGGTGCCGGGCGGCAACGTCACGGTCCACTACGTCGGCGTCGAGTACGACACCGGTGAGGAGTTCGACAGCTCCTGGAATCGCGGCGAGACCATCGAATTCCCCCTGCGCGGCCTGATCCAGGGCTGGCAGGACGGCATCCCCGGGATGCGTGTGGGCGGCCGGCGCAAGCTGACCATCCCGCCCGCACAGGCCTACGGCCCCGCCGGTGGCGGGCATCGCCTGTCCGGCAAGACGCTGATCTTCGTCATCGACCTCGTCGGCGTCCGCTGACCTGATCGACTTTCTGTCGGGCTTAGGGTCCGGCGGTTGTGGCGTGTCATGGCGGCAACGTGCCGTCTCCACAGCTGCCGGGCTCTAGGCTCGAACGTGTTTCAGGGAGGGTTTTGCAATGCCGGACACAGCTGACGTCATCGAGCCGTCCGGCAGCGGCGGTCGGCTCGGCATGCGCGGCAGGGTCGCCGTCGTGGCTGTCGCGGTGGCTGTCGTGGCAGCCCTCGGCTGGGTGGTGGTCGGCACCTCGGACGAGCACCGGGCCCCGAGCTCCATTGCGGCCTCGGCGGTGCCGACACAGGCACAGCCCGAGCTGACCTCCGCGCCATTCGCGCTGACCCGCGACGGCAACACCGTCACCCTGACGGGCAGCCTGGCCAACACCCGGTCGAAGTCCGAACTGGCCGCCGCCGTCAAGGCGCAGTGGCTGAATGCCACCCTCAACGACAAGACGACCGTCGTCGACGGTGCCGGCACTCCGGACATGGCGGCCATCGGCAACGTGTTCTCGGCGGCCGATGCCATCGCGGATTTCGGGCTGGCCATCGATGGCGCCACCGTCACGCTGATGGGCACGGCGCCCAACCTCGACGTGGCCGGCGAGGTGCAGAGCGCCGCGGCCCTGTCGTTCCCGGGTGCGAAGCTGGCCAACAACATTCAGATTCCGGCGCCCGGTGGTCCCGTCGCGCCGCCCGTGCCGGAACCCTCGTCGGCTCCGGCTCCGGCTCCGGCTCCCGCGGGTGGTCCCTGCGCGAAGGTGCAGGCCGACGTCACGGAGCTGCTGCGGACCCCGATCAGTTTCGTCACCGGTGGCTCGCAGATGACGGGGGAGTCCCGGCGGCTGCTGGTGCAGATCGCCGACAAGATCAAGGGCTGCCCGAATGGTGCGGTCACCGTGATCGGCTACACCGACAACCAGGGCAGCGATGCCGTCAACCTCAAGCTGAGCGATACCCGCGCCAAAGCCGTTGCTGCCGCGCTGGTTTCGAACGGTGTGCAAGCGGCGAAGATGACGGCCCGCGGTGCCGGCGCGGCCAACCCGATCGCCGACAACAACACCGAGGAAGGCCGGGCGAAGAACCGCCGGGTCGAGATCACCGTCGGCTGACGGGCACGACTGCTTGAGAGAGGCCGGACCAGGGAAGTACGTGGCTTCAATCAGGTGGCGCGTGCGGTAGCAGTGATTGAACCCAGGCGCTTTTCTGGGCTCGCGGAGGTCCCTGAGTTCAATAACCACCGGCGGATCACCACTACGATTGAGCTCACGTACTTTCCGCTCTCGCGTGGCATCGGAGTCACAGGCCAGGACGGGATTCGGCTGCTTTCCCGCTCAGCGGTGCCCGGGCAGACGCAGCAGCAACCGCGTCCCGCCGAGGGGGCTGGTCTCCAATGTCGCGGTGCCGCCGTGCAATTCGGCTTGCTGGGCCACCAGTGCCAGGCCCAGCCCGGAGCCTGAGTGCGACGCGGTGGAGCCCCGGTTGAATCGGCCGAAGACCTTCAGGCGTTCGTCTTCGGGTACGCCGCAGCCGTCGTCGTCGACGGCGATCTCGACCCCGGCGCGCGAACTGACCGCTGACAGCTGAACTTTCGACGCACCGCCGTGCTTGACGGCGTTGGCGATCGCGTTGTCGACCGAGAGCCGCAGCCCGGCAGGCAGTCCGACGATGATGATGGTCGGCGCCGGTACCAGTGACACCTCCAGGTCCGGGTACACGCGCATGGCGTCGTGCGCGGCGCGATCCAGGAGTTCGGTGATGTCCACGGGCACATGGTCATCGACGGTGGACAGCTCGCCCTGTGCCAGGCGCTCCAGTGCCCATAGCGTGGTCTCGATGCGCGACTGGGTGCGCACGACGTCGCTCAGCACTTCCTTGCGCTGCTCATCGGGAAGGTCGAGCGTGCTCAGGATTTCGACGTTGGTGCGCATCGCGGTCAGCGGCGTGCGCAGCTCGTGCGCCGACACCGCGGCGAAGTCACGCGCCGACGCCAGCGCGGCCTTCGTCCGGCCCTTCTCTTCCCACACGCGGTCCACCAGACCTTTGACCGCGTCGGCGATTTCGACGGCCTCGGTGGCGCCGCGGACGTCGATGTGCGGGGCCTGCCCGTCCTGGCCTTCGGGGTCGATATCGCGCGTCTGCTGCGCCAGCCGTTTGAGCGGACGCACCGCGAACGCGGCCAGCGCCCAGCCCGCGACGGCGGCCGCGCCAATGGCGAACGCGCACAACGCGATCACTCGGCGATGCAGGTTGTTGGTGTCGATGATCGTCGCGTCGTACGTGGCGCCGACCGCCACCAGCATCGGGTCCGGCATGTGGATCTGCACCGTGCGCACCCGGTAGCGGACGCCGTTGACGTCGGTGTCGGCGTAGCCGACGGGTAGCTCGGGCAGGACGACGTTCGAGTTCGAGCTGACCTGGCCGCTGCGGCGGGCGGTGATGACGACGTTCTCGTCGTGTGGTGGCCGCGGAATCTCGTCCAGTCCGCGCGGCAGGAACGGGATCGCGAAGCCGGCGGCCTCGTCGAGGCGGCGGTCGAGACGTTCCTTGCGGTCGTTGGTGATGCCGATCCACACGATGGTGCCGACGATGCCGACCACGATGGCCGCGGCGATACCGGTGGCGAACGCGACGCGCGACTGCAGCGACGGGGTGCGACGGAAGACGCGCGCCAGGATGTTCACGGGCTACTGCTGCCTGAGTACGAACCCCACACCGCGGACCGTGTGCAACAGTCGCGGCGCACCGTTGGCCTCCAGCTTGCGGCGCAGGTAGCCGATGAACACGTCGACGACGTTGGTGTCGGCGGCGAAGTCGTAGCCCCACACCAGCTCGAGCAGCTGGGCGCGGGACAGCACGGCGGTCTTGTGCTCGGCGAGCACGGCCAGCAGGTCGAACTCGCGCTTGGTGAGGTCGACGTCGGCGCCGTTGACGCGGGCCCGCCGGCCCGGGATGTCGACTTCGAGCGGCCCGACGGAGATGGTCTCCGACGAGAACGTCGCCGTCGCGCCGCGGCGGCGCAACAGCGCCTTGACGCGCGCCACCAGCTCGGCCAGCACGAATGGCTTGACCAGGTAGTCGTCGGCGCCGGCTTCCAGCCCCGCCACCCGGTCGTCGACCGAGCTGCGGGCCGAGAGCACACACACCGGCACGTCGTTGTCCATGGCGCGTAGCGCGGTGACGACGCTGACGCCGTCGAGCACCGGCATGTTGATGTCCAGAATGATGGCGTCCGGCCGGAATTCGGTGGCGCTGCGCAGGGCTTCGGCGCCGTCGACGGCGGTGGAGACCTCGAAGCCGGACAGCCGCAGGCCACGCTCCAGTGAGGCCAGCACGTCCGGGTCGTCGTCGACTACGAGCAGGCGGGGGGAGGCGCTTCCGCTATCCATGTGCCTCATCTTGCCCGATGGCCCACTGTTATTGACGGAGGCACGTCTGGCAGCACCTATTCGGTGCTAGCATCCGGCGCTTATGGGGCCTGTGTCGCCGCGAGTCATCGTCCAACCCGATGATGGCGTGCAGCCGGTGCGGGATTTCCTCGCATCGGCGCAGAAGTCGTTGCTCATCAAGCAATTCACGTTCACCGAGCCGTCCCTCGTGGCGGCGGTGATCGAGCGGCATCAGGCGGGTGTCGCGGTGCGCGTCATGCTGAACCCGGCCCGCTCGGGCGGGGACCGCGCCAATGACGAGACGTTCGAACAATTCTCGGCTGCCGGTGTCAACGTCCAGTGGTCCAATCCGACGTTCTACGTGACGCACGAGAAGTCGATCGTGGTCGACGAGACGGCGGCGCTCGTGGCCACGTTCAACCTGTGCGAGAAGTACTTCACCCTCACCCGTGACTACGGCGTCATCACCACCGACGCGGAGCACGTCGCGCAGATCGTCGAGGTCTTCGACGCCGACTGGTCCCACACCGATTGGGAGCCGTCGCAGTACCACGGGCTGTTGTGGAGCAACTCGAATTCGCGCTACCACATGGCGAAATTCATCGATACCGCCGAACACCGGCTGCGCATCCAGCATCCCAAGTACGTCGACGCTGTCATCCTCGACCACATCGCGGCGGCGGTGGGCCGGGGCGTGAACGTCCATGTGCTGTGCGGTGGCAAGCACGGCATCAGCGACTGGGACATCCTCGACACGTTCGCCTCGCTGCGGACCCTGCGCCGGTTCGGCGCGAAGGTGCGCAAGCAGAAGAACCTACGGGTGCACGCCAAGTTGGTCATCGTCGACGATCATGAGGCCCTCGTGGGCTCGATGAACATCGACCGCAGCGCCTTCGACCTGCGCCGCGAGCTGGGCGTGATGGTCAAGGACTCCGACGCCGTGGCGCAGCTGTCGCAGGTGTTCGACGCCGACTGGGAGACCTCGCACCACTACGAGCCGCCGGATCCGCTGGACTCGTCGCAGCATCACGAAGACGACTTCCCGCATGACCCCGAGCTGGTCCATGAGTGAGCAGGTCGACTCGACGGCCCAACGGGTTTCGTTGTTCGAGTTGGTCCTGACGTTCAATCACATCGCGCTGGCGTCGTTCGGCGGCGGGCTGTCGGCCTGGTCGCGTGAGGTCCTGGTCGTGGAGAAGGGCTGGCTCGGGGACGCCGAGTTCCTCTCGGCCACAACGATGTGCCGCATCCTGCCCGGCGCCAACCAGGTCAACATGGCGGTGTTCGCCGGCACCAAGATGCGTGGCTTCCCCGGCGCCGCCGCCGCGGTATTCGGCTTGTGCGCCATGCCTCTGGTCATCGTGCTGGTGCTGTCGTTCGCCTACTTCCGGTTCAAGGAAGTGCCCGCGGTCAAGGGTGTGTTGCACGGCGCGTCGGCGGCCGCGGTGGCCCTGACGCTGACGATGGTGCTCAAGACGGGCCAGAAGTGCCTGACGGGCGTCGTGCCGGTGCTGCTGTTCGCCGGCGCCTTCGTGCTGAACGGCGTGCTGCGGTTCCCGCTGCTGGGGACGCTCGCGATTCTGGCCCCGCTCAGTCTGATCTGGGCGTGGCCGCGGGAGCGCGCCGCGGCGTCGACATGAGCGTCAGCGAGAAGCCGGAGGCGGATCGCGCATGAGCACAGCGGCGCTCTCGACGTACATCCAACTCATCGGGCTGTTCGGCATGCTGTCGCTGCTGTCCATCGGCGGCGGCAACGTGGTGCTGCCGGAGATGCACATCAACGCCGTCAACGGCAGGCACTGGCTCACCGACAACCAGTTCGCCGACCTGTTCTCGATCTCGCAGACCGCGCCGGGGCCGAGCATCCTCATCGTGTCGATGGTCGGCTACGGCGCCGGGCTGAAAGAGGGCGGCATTCCCGGCGCGATCATCGGCGGGGTCGTCTCGATGGTCGCGATGGTGGTGCCGGCCGCGGGCTTCGTCTACGTCATCACGCTGATCTGGCAGAAGGCCGAACGCTCCAAACTCCGCCGCGCCGTCGAAAAGGGTTTCGCCCCGCTGACGGTGGGCCTGATCCTGGCGGCATCGTTGGTCATGAGCCGCGCCGCCGACCACGACTGGCGGGCCTACACCGTCACGGCGGTCTGCACGGTGATCTTCATGCGCACCAAGCTCAACCCGCTGATCGTGGTCGCCGCGGCGGGCCTCGTCGGGTACCTGGGCTTCATCTGACCTGGTCGCGCCGACGCGCCGGGTGGTTGTCGGTGGCACGTGCGAGCATTGAAGTTGTTGTGTCTGATGTAGCCCAGCCCCTGCACTCGGCTCCGGCGATAGCTCCGGTGCCGCAGCGTCGGCGTGCGTCGACGGACCTGCTGCGTCTGCTGCCGTACCTCGGCCCCTACCGCGGTCGCTGGGGCGCCATGCTGCTCACCGCGTGCGCCGGTCTGGGCGTGACGGTCGCGATTCCGCTGATGACGAAGGCCGTGATCGACGGTCCGGTGCGGCATCAGGATCAGCACGGCCTGTGGGTTCTCGGTTCGGCGGCGCTCGCATTGGGCCTCCTCGAGGCGGTGCTGTGGTTCATCCGGCGCTGGCTCGGGGCGCGGGCGACCATGGGCGTCGAGGCCGACATCCGCAAAGAGCTCTACGCGCGGCTGCAGATCCTGCCCATGTCGTTTCACCGGCAGTGGCAGTCCGGGCAATTGCTGTCCCGGGTGATGAACGACCTTGGCACCATTCGCCAATTTCTCGGGTTCGGCCTGCTGTTCCTGGTGCTCAACTCGATTCAGATCGTCGTG
Proteins encoded in this region:
- the pdxH gene encoding pyridoxamine 5'-phosphate oxidase; this translates as MVSDHSDHLARMRVEYGSTEKDGSVDLDVDWLSRGWLALFRDWMAEAVQAGVSEPNAMVLGTVDAQGHPVTRSVLCKSIEETGVSFYTNYDSDKGEQLAAVPYASATFPWYRLGRQIHIRGAVTRVDAEHTAEYWSKRPRGSQLGAWASHQSKSIASRAALLEQLRDVTERFADVPEVPVPPNWGGYLIAPEVIEFWQGRENRVHNRIRITGDRIERLQP
- a CDS encoding MFS transporter encodes the protein MNTTIDALDSRRKTIILISCCLSLLIVSMDSTIVNVAIPSIRRDLGASAAQMQWVVDVYTLVLASLLMLSGAAGDRFGRRRVFQIGLTIFACGSLLCSLAPTADALIAARLVQGIGGSMLNPVALSIISQVFTDRVERARALGFWGAVVGISMALGPTVGGLLIHAVGWRSVFWINLPICLAAIVLTAIFVPESKSGTMRDVDPVGQGLAVLFLFGLVFTLIEGPGMGWSHPRTVAIAVMAAVALVAFLRYERRRRDPFIDLRFFRSIPFAGATVTAVMALTAWGAFLFMMSFYLQNERHYSAMHTGIIYLPIAIGALVFSPLSGRIVGRYGARPSLMAAGVLMASAALMLTTLTATTPMWRVVVIFAVYGIGFAMMNAPVTNAAVSGMPVDRAGAAAAVTSTSRQVGVSIGVALCGSIAGSALAGSGVDFAAQARPLWWMCVGVGVAVTVLGFVSTSPRALRSAERLAPLIEGPREPEPAGVH
- a CDS encoding OmpA family protein is translated as MPDTADVIEPSGSGGRLGMRGRVAVVAVAVAVVAALGWVVVGTSDEHRAPSSIAASAVPTQAQPELTSAPFALTRDGNTVTLTGSLANTRSKSELAAAVKAQWLNATLNDKTTVVDGAGTPDMAAIGNVFSAADAIADFGLAIDGATVTLMGTAPNLDVAGEVQSAAALSFPGAKLANNIQIPAPGGPVAPPVPEPSSAPAPAPAPAGGPCAKVQADVTELLRTPISFVTGGSQMTGESRRLLVQIADKIKGCPNGAVTVIGYTDNQGSDAVNLKLSDTRAKAVAAALVSNGVQAAKMTARGAGAANPIADNNTEEGRAKNRRVEITVG
- a CDS encoding MFS transporter, yielding MKGLIADTTPLRNPDYRRLWGSSVVTVIGANLTIFAVPVQLYALTQNSAYVGLAGVFSVVPLIVFGLWGGAWADAMDRRRLLIIASCGLAVASVLLWVQAAAGLNNVWLVLCLLSVQQAFYAINSPTRSAAIPRMLPAEQLPAANSLNMTVFQAGAIIGPLLAGVLLRWVDLSTLYFIDALTTIAPIWATFRLTPMPPEHSPDDDTSRWGFAAVLDGFRYLSGNRVVLMSFVVDLIAMILGMPRALFPQMAHENFGGPVAGGTAMALLSAAMAVGAVAGGVFSGWLPRVRKQGLAVVVSIVVWGAAMAGFGLAVGHATGRPDGFLWIALVLLAVGGAADMVSAVFRSTILQEAASDELRGRLQGVFTVVVAGGPRIADAVHGAAAAVVGTTVAAAGGGVLVVVGVVVSVLVVPAFVRYQVARK
- a CDS encoding maleylpyruvate isomerase N-terminal domain-containing protein, whose amino-acid sequence is MASDAPPDHSVFVSAATAFADLVAQIPATAWDGPGLGDWDLRALVGHTSRSLITVSTYLRTPADREDVTGPAHYYALMRAYAAGSPGIVERGREAGRNLGTDPAATVADLLAQVRTDLDGTGDPLIAVIGGLGIRLSNYLPTRVFELTVHSLDIARATGLDVTLPDEALRDATVLAAQIAALTGQAAAVLPALTGRGTLPAGFSVV
- a CDS encoding FKBP-type peptidyl-prolyl cis-trans isomerase, which codes for MANTKPEIEFPDGPAPDSLVIEDVIVGDGAEAVPGGNVTVHYVGVEYDTGEEFDSSWNRGETIEFPLRGLIQGWQDGIPGMRVGGRRKLTIPPAQAYGPAGGGHRLSGKTLIFVIDLVGVR
- a CDS encoding citrate synthase, producing the protein MADTSSSDDVANLRYPGGEVDLKIVRATEGSDGIELGSLLAKTGYTTYDGGFVNTSATKSAITYIDGDAGILRYRGYPIEQLAEKSNFIEVSYLLIYGELPTAAELEAFTTKIQRHTLLHEDLKRFFDGFPRNAHPMPVLSSAANALSAYYQDSLDPKDPEQVELSTIRLLAKLPTIAAYAYKKSVGQPFLYPDNSLNLVENFLRMTFGLPAEPYQVDPELVRALDMLFILHADHEQNCSTSTVRLVGSSQANLFTSISGGINALWGPLHGGANQAVLEMLEKIRTEHSDVRDFVKKVKNREDGVKLMGFGHRVYKNYDPRARIVKEQADKILGKLGGDDELLDIAKSLEEIALTDDFFVERKLYPNVDYYTGVIYRAMGFPTRMFTVLFALGRLPGWIAHWREMSADPSTKIGRPRQIYTGYTERDYPNH
- a CDS encoding HAMP domain-containing sensor histidine kinase, which produces MNILARVFRRTPSLQSRVAFATGIAAAIVVGIVGTIVWIGITNDRKERLDRRLDEAAGFAIPFLPRGLDEIPRPPHDENVVITARRSGQVSSNSNVVLPELPVGYADTDVNGVRYRVRTVQIHMPDPMLVAVGATYDATIIDTNNLHRRVIALCAFAIGAAAVAGWALAAFAVRPLKRLAQQTRDIDPEGQDGQAPHIDVRGATEAVEIADAVKGLVDRVWEEKGRTKAALASARDFAAVSAHELRTPLTAMRTNVEILSTLDLPDEQRKEVLSDVVRTQSRIETTLWALERLAQGELSTVDDHVPVDITELLDRAAHDAMRVYPDLEVSLVPAPTIIIVGLPAGLRLSVDNAIANAVKHGGASKVQLSAVSSRAGVEIAVDDDGCGVPEDERLKVFGRFNRGSTASHSGSGLGLALVAQQAELHGGTATLETSPLGGTRLLLRLPGHR
- a CDS encoding MarR family winged helix-turn-helix transcriptional regulator, with amino-acid sequence MSTDPLADEVWQTMAAVVVENRDSWKRAVVEQTGLPFSRARILRRLDAKAMTAKEIAAATGMDAPATTVAINDLEERGLVVRQPDPENRRCKLVSLTDAGGAVLRGIGQLDDPAPPVFATLDADELATLRDLLSRLRRH